The Zeugodacus cucurbitae isolate PBARC_wt_2022May chromosome 4, idZeuCucr1.2, whole genome shotgun sequence genome includes the window AATAATAGCACTGAGGATTGAGAAAATTTCAGTCGTTAACTaaaatattccatacactgtCTGCTATGCCTTGGACCAATTGTTAGGTTGAAATGCCTATTTGTAAACTTTATCGATCATATTAGGATTGAACTCGGCCCTAACCTTCTGAGCGCTATTATTTGGTTGGcactaaatatttcaataatctgCCAGTCAGTTTATTCGTCCATCTTTCGGTCCTTCAACTCCCTATTATATTGTCACCTTAGGTCCAatgatgaactagccagattgggcacaacaCTGCATCACGAAGAAAACAATCAACGACCTGCTCCGTAAGTAGAAAAACGTGGCCTGAGTGGAGTAAGAGCCGCACTTGTCGCTtactgaaatttaagaggaatgacacaagaacccttgtagaggtgttaacgggacactgtctgattggtagaaACGCCAGCAGACTGGAGTTACCTTttaatgattactgcagaagctgccaagaagaggaagaggaaaaaacgattacacaccttctatgtggatgtaaggctctgtataggaaagtaatcgcaactattggacgcggttttctcgatgaTGTGGACGAAGTAGCTCctatcaaattgtgtgaactttgtcactttattaagaccacagggtggttcaaggatgactctatagtgtgagggatcacagtcccagtggtgtcacaatgggtcTCCCAAAGACCTATTTGCGTCGTTTGACAATCACTTAATCGAACCTAGTTCCAATGTATCATTCAGGCATATCCCAGCTGGCGCTGCAATTTTTATGTGCACAACTGCATGTTTGAGTCATTCTTTTTATTGACTACCATGATTCATGGCTTTTCCCGCCTGTTATTGTCCATATTTATAGTCGTCAATTCTTTCCCGCTGGGATGTAATTTTATCTTCGGCTGTATGGCcgctaataaaattaaagaaaaaacgaaaaaaaacacaaaaatctcCTGCTATCCATCGCACATTGGGTTCACAAATAAaggcacatgcatacatacatatgtagatgggGGTGTCAAAAGTcggcttttaattaattaatcgaaTTGACATCGGTGGGCGTTATGTGAAATTCCCGCTATGTCAAGATCGGTGCCGCTAAATGACGCATTTCCATGGAGTCCTACTCTCATTCGCAACACGCATGCATTCAACTGTgtgtctgagtgtgtgtgtgtgtgtgtgtgtgtaaatggcAAATGAGTGTATTAAATGGCATATTGGCAATTACACGAGGCGCCGCCTGCCTTTGAACTGCGCGTTTGCTATTCATAACTGTCTTGAGTAGGCGATCCGACGAAAGTTGCACCGCTGCTGACACTGACAGTGACACTGTTAACAGTTGGCGCTGACGAGAATTACTATTTGTCAGCCTATAaatattcatacacacacacacagacatacatacatacatccatatgttTATGAATGACAGACAAttcgaatgttgttgttgttgttccttaATATTGTCTCCTTGCATGACTAAGTTACATACCCCCACCCAAATTGCGGGTCAACACTGAGgttaatttcatataatagtGACGATAAAAATTTCGCagaatataaatgtacatatgtatgtgtgtgtgggatAAGTGATTGTATCAGCAGTTGTAGGAATATGCGGTTCTTCCATTTGCATTCTACGGCGATTAATGTGGACTGCATAAATTTTGCCATATTTATATGgtcaaaatgaattaaaaattatggttCTTAATGACACCGCATAGAGGCACAGAACACCCAGAAGGCGGTCATATTGGAATGTAGTTTTTTACCGGGTGAAACCTCCAAAAATAGAAATAAGATTTCCTCTAACGTACTTGTAATAATGCtgaaaaaatgtatggaaaaactTTAATTCTTCGGTCCTAGTAGTTTTTGGCACCATTACTAATTCGGGCTCATTCATCTcgtgaataattttgaagacaAGTTGGGGATTTCCCTGTATAATGGAAATTGGCTTGCATATATACTCATAGATCTCTAAAGTACACGCATTTATCAATAATCTACGAATAttggtaaattttattttttctataattaaaatgcaaatggtGCGCTATCATTCCATTCAACCATTCATTGAATATGAGTACAACAGCCAGACAGCCTTAGCAACCTGGCAAAGGGTTGAAAACAAAAGTCGGCAATTGCAACGCTATTGATTATCGAACATCCCATTTATGTGCAtgcatattcataaattttattcaattttcatttgtatttcgATTTCACTCTTCTCTGCGTGATCAGAATAACGGATCAATAAAACCCGGgcgaaaattaatgaataaaataaatattattttctctattttctTTGGGAATGGTTTTATGTGCAATACAATGGCAATGATGAACACCTCCATAGGCATTGAAACTGAACGAACCTCGTTGAATTAATCGAAAAAAGCCTAACCCAATGCCATGAGAAGCTTATTAGGTATATAGTATGCATGTATGAGCATCTCTAGTCCTGTCTCTATCAGACGCTTTAAAGCATTTTCCTATGCGGCTGGTCTTTTTTCCCCCAATGAGGTTGATGACAAACCCAGCTCAGATGGAAATCCACATAGCGTTTCCATTGATCTAATGTCTTGTTCTTGTTCTTCTGCTAGAGGTTTGATCTGGACGATTTTAACaccatttaaattgaatttgcatATTACCATAATTGTGACAACTGCGCTCTAGTACATTCGATAACGGGTCAAGagaattaattaaatgttaaaacTATGAATAAATTAAGGCAAATTTGATCGGTGCCGGACTACTAAAGAAGAACCAGAAAAAATCAACTTATATATCTTTATCTCACACTTTACCATCTATAtctttatatcatattttaactAGGCTAATAATATAGTTTATGGTGCTGTTATTTCGAAAAAGCAGTTATTAATTGGTGCTTCAGAAGCGCACGGATCTCATCAAATTCTGAAATTTTAGCCAGGTTTACGTGTTCCTCCGCATCCAAGCGATGGTCGTATAACTCCTCCCCAAATATTTCATTCCAATCTAAGAACAGTAAAGGAatataaaatgtagaaaatttagATCTTTTCATCTTCAACTTTTGAGGACGTGTGCTAAACGCTTACCTTTAGTAAAATTATGTGTGTTGAAACGCACCCAGATCGTGTAACGAAACGCGTTAGTGCGCATCGAGTAGCCCATCACCTTGATGTTTGGTAGTTTCGGCTTGTCACTGTTGGGATGCTTTGTCGGCACAATGCCTGGGCGTGGATATTGGCTTAAAGCCACGTATTCCTTGTTCAAACCGATTCCCTGTAGGAGTGGGTATAAGCTTTTGCcttcgccacaaattaaattttcattagaaggTGCTGAGCTATTACAAATTGGCAATGCCGGCAAATGCGCTAAGTCCACCAATGTTGGGAAAATGTCTATGAGTTCAACGATCGCGTGGATATGCTGCGATGTGGGTGTCGGGAACTCTGGACTACGGATGATGAGTGGCACACGCAAAGCCACTTCGAAATTGCTGTACTTGGCCCATTCTGCATGTTCACCCAAAGACCAGCCATGATCACTGGTCACCAGTACGATGGTATTACTCTTATTTAGATGTGCTATAAATTTTCCGAAGAGGTCGTCAACATAAGTAACAGATGCGTAGTAGGCCTGACGTATCTGGGCGCGATGTTTCGCCGAGATCGGACCGTAAGGGAAGGAAATGTTTTGATGTTTGAAGTCATCCCGCGAACGCACATCCGTATAGGGATTCCAAGCGACACTTGGCATATCCTCTGGTTTATGGATATCTGTCGTATAATTATTGAAATCTTCAAGACGAAATTGGTCCATGTAGTGTTGTGGAAAGCGGAAATTAATATGCGGCTTGTGAAAACCAACTGCTAGGAAAAACGGCTTACGTCGCTTGTAAGATGTGACAAAGCGTATAGCTTCCGCGGTGGACTCAATGTCAGGCAACGTCTTCAACGGTTGAGTTTGTAGGTGCACAGGGCAGATAAGGTTTTTCCGCAATACACCACCAGCATCCGGACACACTGGTGAATTCATGTACTTCTCACTCCGAGGCCAAAAAACGGGCAGCGACCAACTGTAGGGATAATCGTCCGTATTGTTCGATGAAATGCCTGGAtggaaaacttttgaaattccaTATGTATAGTAATTGTGCGCTTTGAAATACTGGGGCAGCGTGGAAAAGTTGCCGGTAAAATCGCGCCAGTAATTGTAAAAGTCGTAGAGATGCAGCGTATCCGGACGGCGGCCAGTAAGCATAGAGTTACGACTAGGAGCACACAGCGATTGCTGAAAATCACACGAGTTTTGAATTCTTTACACCTCTTTGAGGTTGTATTAAGGGCATACCTGGCTATAAGCGCGTGTAAAGTGATGACTCTCTTTCATGAATGCGTCTAAATGTGGGGTCTGCGCCAGATGATCACCGTAGCCGCCCAGCGCTGGACGCAAGTCGTCAAAAATTATAAGCACAACGTTGCGACGCGCTCCGTGCTTTGCCGCGTGGACGATGTGTAGCAAGAAGACATGCAGCAGTAAGTGCAGAATAGTTCTCATTTTGAAGTTGAAAATGGAACTCACCAAGCaaatgaaatgttta containing:
- the LOC105214885 gene encoding iduronate 2-sulfatase, yielding MRTILHLLLHVFLLHIVHAAKHGARRNVVLIIFDDLRPALGGYGDHLAQTPHLDAFMKESHHFTRAYSQQSLCAPSRNSMLTGRRPDTLHLYDFYNYWRDFTGNFSTLPQYFKAHNYYTYGISKVFHPGISSNNTDDYPYSWSLPVFWPRSEKYMNSPVCPDAGGVLRKNLICPVHLQTQPLKTLPDIESTAEAIRFVTSYKRRKPFFLAVGFHKPHINFRFPQHYMDQFRLEDFNNYTTDIHKPEDMPSVAWNPYTDVRSRDDFKHQNISFPYGPISAKHRAQIRQAYYASVTYVDDLFGKFIAHLNKSNTIVLVTSDHGWSLGEHAEWAKYSNFEVALRVPLIIRSPEFPTPTSQHIHAIVELIDIFPTLVDLAHLPALPICNSSAPSNENLICGEGKSLYPLLQGIGLNKEYVALSQYPRPGIVPTKHPNSDKPKLPNIKVMGYSMRTNAFRYTIWVRFNTHNFTKDWNEIFGEELYDHRLDAEEHVNLAKISEFDEIRALLKHQLITAFSK